A genome region from Euphorbia lathyris chromosome 4, ddEupLath1.1, whole genome shotgun sequence includes the following:
- the LOC136226175 gene encoding disease resistance protein RUN1-like isoform X1 yields the protein MGQIVVPIFYHVDPTDVQELTESCGEAFKGRHESWRNALRETAEISGFDSRTVKPESKLIEEIVSFIHQRVNHAFSYVLMADGLIGIDSRVNDIQSKLCTDSKDVLFLGIWGMGGIGKTTVARKVYDRISSNFESAYFVANVRERLKKYTLGDLQHEILSELLGKEISNLRRHNIVGPSFIWKWMKGKKVLIVLDDVSDLDQIEHLIGKHDMYSPGSRVILTSRDKQILMNGGADEICEVEKLGHRQALQLLSLHAFKEHSPSEGYIELAQKVVAYAKGIPLALKVLGSTLHNKDTREWEDQLEKLEAMADKRIQNILKISYDELDYMEKEIFLDIACFFKGDDRDHVESILRSCGFNARIGIRNLLNKALITISENKLDMHDLLQQMGRDIVREEHIEEPWHCSRLWVAQDICNVLTKDLGEVCVKSISLDMLKIGDINLSSTVFRRMKRLRLLKLYNPYYPKEGVYNSCNGVIRIQPLRYLSCQPHTRGLLKFLPDELRYLYWYGYPSKSLPLKFSPKNLVQLHLVRSHVEQLCIKNQCFESLKLIDLSYSVKLIRIADLSQFPKLEVLHLRGCTSLVEIRSTRLYVSELRHLNLESCKSLCYFSSFLYMERLDFLSLEGCFKIIEFPVIPRVIRCLILSKTAVKQLPWSIEHFSQLAKLELKSCTSLQSLPRNIGELQLLERLNLEGCSKLRNLPDSTCSLKSLKSLSINECQNLRELPENIGNLRSLEKLDATRSGIRMLPPTINCLAKLEFLSCSGCRDLILPPFTGLPSLKMLLLQDCGLSEISESLGSLKSLWGLYLGGNNLKKLPATIKQLSELRRLYLRGNKRLEYIPELPSTLEDLWVQNCTSLQRKSSFTEVNMNFLQVLDSRNCINLDQSWGRKIMDDVLLGIENILPQLRHFRKHDQVFCKEVLVCSLSIAVCLAGNELPPRMKHKNENGSTIFISMEPVPLDFMVVVFSAVVTSTDNEAETATEFAESGHSFDLHFGTEPRINCQSCFVTESGCTLNKCCSRAIFWDNYFKPKYAPSFENTLVWVYIFHLKNKHRFTEASFRFSADTESSNFTVKKCGVHLLYSFDSHEIPPLPVPSFGWSSHCTSFVSLT from the exons ATGGGACAAATAGTAGTACCAATTTTCTATCATGTGGATCCAACTGATGTTCAGGAATTGACAGAGAGTTGTGGGGAAGCATTTAAGGGCAGACATGAGAGCTGGAGGAATGCTCTGAGGGAAACAGCAGAGATATCTGGCTTCGATTCACGTACTGTCAA GCCTGAATCAAAGCTAATTGAGGAAATTGTTAGTTTCATCCATCAGAGAGTAAATCATGCATTTTCTTACGTCTTGATGGCTGATGGTTTAATTGGAATTGATTCACGTGTCAATGATATCCAATCAAAACTTTGTACTGATTCAAAAGATGTATTGTTTTTAGGAATTTGGGGCATGGGCGGAATTGGTAAAACTACTGTAGCTCGCAAAGTATATGACCGAATCTCTTCCAATTTTGAGAGTGCATATTTTGTCGCAAACGTCAGAGAAAGATTGAAAAAATACACTTTAGGTGATTTACAGCATGAGATTCTATCAGAATTATTAggaaaagaaatttcaaatttaaGAAGGCACAATATTGTTGGACCCTCTTTCATatggaaatggatgaagggaaaAAAAGTTCTTATTGTTCTTGATGATGTGAGTGATCTAGACCAAATAGAGCATTTGATTGGAAAACATGATATGTACAGTCCAGGGAGTAGAGTTATTTTGACTAGTAGAGATAAACAAATTCTCATGAATGGGGGTGCAGATGAGATTTGTGAAGTTGAAAAATTAGGTCATCGTCAAGCTCTTCAACTCCTTAGCTTACACGCTTTTAAGGAACATTCACCATCAGAAGGATACATAGAGCTAGCACAAAAGGTAGTAGCATATGCTAAAGGTATTCCATTAGCTCTTAAAGTTTTGGGTTCCACATTGCACAACAAGGATACGAGAGAATGGGAAgatcaattggagaaattggaGGCTATGGCTGACAAGAGAATTCAGAATATATTAAAGATAAGCTACGATGAATTGGATTATATGGAGAAGGAAATTTTTCTAGATATTGCATGTTTCTTTAAAGGGGATGATAGAGATCATGTTGAAAGTATACTACGAAGTTGTGGTTTTAATGCAAGAATTGGTATCAGAAATCTTCTTAATAAGGCTCTTATCACAATTTCAGAGAACAAGTTAGATATGCATGATTTACTACAACAAATGGGAAGAGATATTGTTCGAGAAGAACACATTGAAGAGCCTTGGCATTGTAGCCGGTTGTGGGTTGCTCAAGATATCTGCAATGTATTGACAAAAGATTTG GGAGAAGTTTGTGTTAAAAGCATTTCTTTAGACATGTTGAAAATTGGAGATATCAACTTAAGTTCCACTGTCTTTAGAAGAATGAAAAGGCTACGACTCCTCAAATTGTATAATCCTTACTATCCAAAAGAAGGAGTATACAATTCATGCAATGGAGTGATCAGAATTCAACCACTAAGATATCTCTCTTGCCAGCCACATACAAGAGGCCTCCTCAAATTCTTACCGGATGAGCTAAGATATCTCTACTGGTATGGATATCCATCAAAATCCTTGCCATTAAAATTTTCTCCGAAGAATCTTGTTCAACTTCATTTGGTTCGCAGCCATGTTGAACAACTTTGCATAAAAAATCAG TGTTTTGAGAGTTTGAAGTTGATAGACCTCAGTTACTCAGTAAAGCTAATCAGAATTGCAGACTTGTCTCAATTTCCAAAACTTGAGGTTTTACATTTGAGAGGTTGTACAAGTTTGGTTGAGATTCGGTCCACTAGATTATATGTCAGTGAACTTCGACATTTGAATCTTGAAAGTTGCAAAAGTCTTTGctatttttcaagttttctttatATGGAACGCCTTGATTTTCTTTCACTTGAAGGTTGCTTCAAAATCATAGAGTTTCCAGTGATTCCAAGGGTTATAAGATGTCTGATTTTAAGTAAAACTGCAGTGAAGCAACTTCCATGGTCAATTGAGCACTTCTCTCAACTTGCTAAATTGGAGTTGAAATCATGCACCAGTCTCCAAAGTCTTCCGAGGAATATTGGGGAGTTGCAACTTCTTGAGCGTCTTAATCTTGAGGGCTGCTCGAAACTGAGGAATCTTCCAGACAGCACTTGCAGTTTGAAGTCTCTTAAATCTCTTTCCATAAATGAGTGTCAAAATCTGAGGGAATTGCCAGAGAACATCGGGAATCTGAGATCTCTAGAGAAGCTTGATGCAACCAGAAGTGGTATTCGAATGCTACCACCTACCATCAACTGTTTGGCCAAGCTTGAATTTTTGAGTTGTAGTGGATGCAGAGATTTGATATTGCCTCCTTTCACAGGCTTGCCCTCTCTGAAAATGCTCCTTCTGCAAGATTGTGGCCTTTCAGAAATTTCAGAGAGTCTTGGCTCTTTAAAGTCATTGTGGGGATTATATTTAGGTGGGAATAATTTAAAGAAGCTCCCTGCGACCATCAAACAACTTTCCGAATTGAGAAGACTTTATCTAAGGGGCAACAAGAGACTTGAATATATTCCAGAGCTTCCGTCAACTCTAGAAGATCTGTGGGTTCAAAACTGCACTTCTTTGCAAAGAAAGTCGTCATTCACAGAAGTGAACATGAATTTTTTACAGGTGCTAGATTCTAGGAATTGCATTAATTTGGATCAGAGCTGGGGCAGAAAGATCATGGATGATGTGCTGTTGGGAATTGAAAATATACTGCCTCAGTTAAGACATTTTCGTAAACATGATCAG GTATTTTGCAAGGAGGTGCTTGTTTGCAGTTTATCAATTGCGGTTTGTCTTGCAGGAAACGAATTACCACCAAGAATGAAGCATAAAAATGAGAATGGATCAACCATCTTCATCTCAATGGAACCTGTTCCACTTGACTTCATGGTTGTAGTTTTTTCTGCTGTTGTCACATCCACAGATAATGAGGCCGAAACTGCTACAGAATTTGCTGAGTCTGGACATTCTTTTGATCTCCATTTTGGAACTGAACCACGTATAAACTGTCAAAGTTGTTTTGTGACTGAGTCCGGATGTACTCTTAATAAATGTTGTTCTCGTGCGATTTTTTGGGACAATTACTTCAAGCCTAAGTATGCACCAAGCTTTGAGAACACTTTGGTTTGGGTTTACATCTTTCATCTAAAAAATAAACACAGGTTCACAGAGGCCTCGTTTCGATTCTCTGCCGACACTGAGAGTAGTAATTTCACGGTGAAAAAGTGTGGAGTTCATCTACTCTACTCTTTTGACAGTCATGAAATCCCGCCTCTTCCTGTCCCATCTTTTGGATGGTCTTCTCATTGTACCAGCTTTGTATCGCTAACCTGA
- the LOC136226175 gene encoding disease resistance protein RUN1-like isoform X2 has protein sequence MADGLIGIDSRVNDIQSKLCTDSKDVLFLGIWGMGGIGKTTVARKVYDRISSNFESAYFVANVRERLKKYTLGDLQHEILSELLGKEISNLRRHNIVGPSFIWKWMKGKKVLIVLDDVSDLDQIEHLIGKHDMYSPGSRVILTSRDKQILMNGGADEICEVEKLGHRQALQLLSLHAFKEHSPSEGYIELAQKVVAYAKGIPLALKVLGSTLHNKDTREWEDQLEKLEAMADKRIQNILKISYDELDYMEKEIFLDIACFFKGDDRDHVESILRSCGFNARIGIRNLLNKALITISENKLDMHDLLQQMGRDIVREEHIEEPWHCSRLWVAQDICNVLTKDLGEVCVKSISLDMLKIGDINLSSTVFRRMKRLRLLKLYNPYYPKEGVYNSCNGVIRIQPLRYLSCQPHTRGLLKFLPDELRYLYWYGYPSKSLPLKFSPKNLVQLHLVRSHVEQLCIKNQCFESLKLIDLSYSVKLIRIADLSQFPKLEVLHLRGCTSLVEIRSTRLYVSELRHLNLESCKSLCYFSSFLYMERLDFLSLEGCFKIIEFPVIPRVIRCLILSKTAVKQLPWSIEHFSQLAKLELKSCTSLQSLPRNIGELQLLERLNLEGCSKLRNLPDSTCSLKSLKSLSINECQNLRELPENIGNLRSLEKLDATRSGIRMLPPTINCLAKLEFLSCSGCRDLILPPFTGLPSLKMLLLQDCGLSEISESLGSLKSLWGLYLGGNNLKKLPATIKQLSELRRLYLRGNKRLEYIPELPSTLEDLWVQNCTSLQRKSSFTEVNMNFLQVLDSRNCINLDQSWGRKIMDDVLLGIENILPQLRHFRKHDQVFCKEVLVCSLSIAVCLAGNELPPRMKHKNENGSTIFISMEPVPLDFMVVVFSAVVTSTDNEAETATEFAESGHSFDLHFGTEPRINCQSCFVTESGCTLNKCCSRAIFWDNYFKPKYAPSFENTLVWVYIFHLKNKHRFTEASFRFSADTESSNFTVKKCGVHLLYSFDSHEIPPLPVPSFGWSSHCTSFVSLT, from the exons ATGGCTGATGGTTTAATTGGAATTGATTCACGTGTCAATGATATCCAATCAAAACTTTGTACTGATTCAAAAGATGTATTGTTTTTAGGAATTTGGGGCATGGGCGGAATTGGTAAAACTACTGTAGCTCGCAAAGTATATGACCGAATCTCTTCCAATTTTGAGAGTGCATATTTTGTCGCAAACGTCAGAGAAAGATTGAAAAAATACACTTTAGGTGATTTACAGCATGAGATTCTATCAGAATTATTAggaaaagaaatttcaaatttaaGAAGGCACAATATTGTTGGACCCTCTTTCATatggaaatggatgaagggaaaAAAAGTTCTTATTGTTCTTGATGATGTGAGTGATCTAGACCAAATAGAGCATTTGATTGGAAAACATGATATGTACAGTCCAGGGAGTAGAGTTATTTTGACTAGTAGAGATAAACAAATTCTCATGAATGGGGGTGCAGATGAGATTTGTGAAGTTGAAAAATTAGGTCATCGTCAAGCTCTTCAACTCCTTAGCTTACACGCTTTTAAGGAACATTCACCATCAGAAGGATACATAGAGCTAGCACAAAAGGTAGTAGCATATGCTAAAGGTATTCCATTAGCTCTTAAAGTTTTGGGTTCCACATTGCACAACAAGGATACGAGAGAATGGGAAgatcaattggagaaattggaGGCTATGGCTGACAAGAGAATTCAGAATATATTAAAGATAAGCTACGATGAATTGGATTATATGGAGAAGGAAATTTTTCTAGATATTGCATGTTTCTTTAAAGGGGATGATAGAGATCATGTTGAAAGTATACTACGAAGTTGTGGTTTTAATGCAAGAATTGGTATCAGAAATCTTCTTAATAAGGCTCTTATCACAATTTCAGAGAACAAGTTAGATATGCATGATTTACTACAACAAATGGGAAGAGATATTGTTCGAGAAGAACACATTGAAGAGCCTTGGCATTGTAGCCGGTTGTGGGTTGCTCAAGATATCTGCAATGTATTGACAAAAGATTTG GGAGAAGTTTGTGTTAAAAGCATTTCTTTAGACATGTTGAAAATTGGAGATATCAACTTAAGTTCCACTGTCTTTAGAAGAATGAAAAGGCTACGACTCCTCAAATTGTATAATCCTTACTATCCAAAAGAAGGAGTATACAATTCATGCAATGGAGTGATCAGAATTCAACCACTAAGATATCTCTCTTGCCAGCCACATACAAGAGGCCTCCTCAAATTCTTACCGGATGAGCTAAGATATCTCTACTGGTATGGATATCCATCAAAATCCTTGCCATTAAAATTTTCTCCGAAGAATCTTGTTCAACTTCATTTGGTTCGCAGCCATGTTGAACAACTTTGCATAAAAAATCAG TGTTTTGAGAGTTTGAAGTTGATAGACCTCAGTTACTCAGTAAAGCTAATCAGAATTGCAGACTTGTCTCAATTTCCAAAACTTGAGGTTTTACATTTGAGAGGTTGTACAAGTTTGGTTGAGATTCGGTCCACTAGATTATATGTCAGTGAACTTCGACATTTGAATCTTGAAAGTTGCAAAAGTCTTTGctatttttcaagttttctttatATGGAACGCCTTGATTTTCTTTCACTTGAAGGTTGCTTCAAAATCATAGAGTTTCCAGTGATTCCAAGGGTTATAAGATGTCTGATTTTAAGTAAAACTGCAGTGAAGCAACTTCCATGGTCAATTGAGCACTTCTCTCAACTTGCTAAATTGGAGTTGAAATCATGCACCAGTCTCCAAAGTCTTCCGAGGAATATTGGGGAGTTGCAACTTCTTGAGCGTCTTAATCTTGAGGGCTGCTCGAAACTGAGGAATCTTCCAGACAGCACTTGCAGTTTGAAGTCTCTTAAATCTCTTTCCATAAATGAGTGTCAAAATCTGAGGGAATTGCCAGAGAACATCGGGAATCTGAGATCTCTAGAGAAGCTTGATGCAACCAGAAGTGGTATTCGAATGCTACCACCTACCATCAACTGTTTGGCCAAGCTTGAATTTTTGAGTTGTAGTGGATGCAGAGATTTGATATTGCCTCCTTTCACAGGCTTGCCCTCTCTGAAAATGCTCCTTCTGCAAGATTGTGGCCTTTCAGAAATTTCAGAGAGTCTTGGCTCTTTAAAGTCATTGTGGGGATTATATTTAGGTGGGAATAATTTAAAGAAGCTCCCTGCGACCATCAAACAACTTTCCGAATTGAGAAGACTTTATCTAAGGGGCAACAAGAGACTTGAATATATTCCAGAGCTTCCGTCAACTCTAGAAGATCTGTGGGTTCAAAACTGCACTTCTTTGCAAAGAAAGTCGTCATTCACAGAAGTGAACATGAATTTTTTACAGGTGCTAGATTCTAGGAATTGCATTAATTTGGATCAGAGCTGGGGCAGAAAGATCATGGATGATGTGCTGTTGGGAATTGAAAATATACTGCCTCAGTTAAGACATTTTCGTAAACATGATCAG GTATTTTGCAAGGAGGTGCTTGTTTGCAGTTTATCAATTGCGGTTTGTCTTGCAGGAAACGAATTACCACCAAGAATGAAGCATAAAAATGAGAATGGATCAACCATCTTCATCTCAATGGAACCTGTTCCACTTGACTTCATGGTTGTAGTTTTTTCTGCTGTTGTCACATCCACAGATAATGAGGCCGAAACTGCTACAGAATTTGCTGAGTCTGGACATTCTTTTGATCTCCATTTTGGAACTGAACCACGTATAAACTGTCAAAGTTGTTTTGTGACTGAGTCCGGATGTACTCTTAATAAATGTTGTTCTCGTGCGATTTTTTGGGACAATTACTTCAAGCCTAAGTATGCACCAAGCTTTGAGAACACTTTGGTTTGGGTTTACATCTTTCATCTAAAAAATAAACACAGGTTCACAGAGGCCTCGTTTCGATTCTCTGCCGACACTGAGAGTAGTAATTTCACGGTGAAAAAGTGTGGAGTTCATCTACTCTACTCTTTTGACAGTCATGAAATCCCGCCTCTTCCTGTCCCATCTTTTGGATGGTCTTCTCATTGTACCAGCTTTGTATCGCTAACCTGA
- the LOC136226177 gene encoding uncharacterized protein: MSSFTQVNMNFLHMLDARNCINLDRSWGIKIMDDVILGIENIWPQLRHFPKPDQVFRKEVLVYGLSFAVCIAGDELPPKMKHKNENGSTIFISMEPFPLDFMVVVFSAVVVASTDNQAETATELAESGDYFDPHFRIEPRIECQSCFVTESGCSLNECCSRPIYWDNFSEPKYAPIFENNLVWVYIFHLKDKNRFTEASFRFSAHTECSNFTVKKCGVHLLYSFDNHELPPLPVPSFGWSCRSTSFVSLT; the protein is encoded by the exons ATGTCGTCATTCACACAAGTGAACATGAACTTCTTGCACATGCTAGATGCTAGGAATTGCATTAATTTGGACCGAAGCTGGGGCATAAAGATTATGGATGATGTAATCTTGGGAATTGAAAATATATGGCCTCAGTTAAGACATTTTCCTAAACCTGATCAG GTGTTTCGCAAGGAGGTGCTCGTTTACGGTTTATCTTTTGCTGTTTGTATTGCGGGAGACGAATTACCGCCAAAAATGAAACATAAAAATGAGAATGGATCAACCATCTTCATCTCAATGGAACCGTTTCCACTTGACTTCATGGTTGTAGTTTTTTCTGCTGTTGTTGTGGCATCCACAGATAACCAGGCTGAAACTGCCACAGAATTAGCTGAGTCTGGAGATTATTTTGATCCCCATTTTCGAATTGAACCGCGTATAGAGTGTCAAAGTTGTTTTGTGACTGAGTCCGGATGTTCTCTTAATGAGTGTTGCTCTCGTCCGATTTATTGGGACAATTTTTCCGAGCCTAAGTATGCGCCGATCTTTGAGAACAATTTGGTTTGGGTTTACATATTTCATCTCAAAGACAAAAACAGGTTCACAGAGGCTTCGTTTCGATTCTCTGCTCACACTGAGTGTAGTAATTTCACGGTGAAAAAGTGCGGAGTTCATCTACTCTACTCTTTTGACAATCATGAACTCCCTCCTCTTCCTGTCCCATCTTTTGGATGGTCTTGTCGTTCTACCAGCTTTGTATCGCTAACCTGA